One stretch of Eupeodes corollae chromosome 2, idEupCoro1.1, whole genome shotgun sequence DNA includes these proteins:
- the LOC129946119 gene encoding fatty acyl-CoA reductase wat isoform X1, which produces MQEDTFLDCNQERPIDLDSSLTPICDFFCDSTILITGGTGFIGKVLIQKLLRAFRVRRIYMLIRSKNDMNANQRLETFFQETIFDKIREDCPEILEKVQPINADFSAFDLALSPSDRELLCNEVEIVFNVVASVKFNEKLSDAIDINVLGTKKILDLVMEMRHLKSFVHISTLYCNCNLKFIKEQVYDNEIGYEKIMQIYRVVDDKTLEKIRHCLIGDMPNTYTMTKKCAENLVNHQAFYLPAGIFRPPIVMSTYKEPLPGWTDNLYGPSGVCTWSAKGLVRCIHGRADCKANLVPADYCVNAMIACAWDVARRFQMRKCEPTEIPVYNYIFSGNNLTWGQYMHLARRGFHEPFDKALWCFSYIIIPSKPVHRILTFLLHNVPGYILDLIAMATGQKKIYTKSYRKIAKVIDMMSWFGLKEWRFANGNIVELDRILKDAERTILPFNLGSIDWPEYFHSYLSGVRRYFFKDTEDKLKQRKKIYGRIALVHFLMKTTFGLTLIMSIVKCFIGILNFIPRLSL; this is translated from the exons ATGCAGGAGGATACATTTTTGGACTGTAATCaag AACGACCCATAGACTTGGATAGTTCCTTAACGCCGATTTGTGACTTCTTTTGCGATTCAACAATTCTTATTACTGGTGGAACGGGATTTATTGGAAAAGTTCTTATACAAAAACTTCTAAGAGCTTTTCGTGTAAGGAGAATATACATGTTGATAAGAAGTAAGAACGACATGAATGCCAATCAAcgtttggaaacattttttcaagaaact ATCTTCGACAAAATTCGAGAAGATTGCCCagaaatattggaaaaagttCAACCTATAAACGCAGATTTTAGTGCCTTTGATCTAGCTTTATCTCCTTCGGATAGAGAATTGCTTTGCAATGAAGTTGAG ATTGTATTCAACGTAGTTGCATCGgtgaaatttaatgaaaaactcAGCGATGCAATTGATATAAATGTCTTGGGGACGAAAAAAATCCTTGATCTGGTGATGGAAATGCGACATTTAAAG TCGTTCGTACACATTTCTACATTGTATTGTAATTGCAACCTGAAATTTATTAAAGAGCAGGTGTATGACAACGAAATTGGTTATGAGAAAATTATGCAG ATTTATCGCGTAGTTGACGATAAGACTCTGGAGAAAATCCGACATTGCTTGATTGGAGATATGCCGAATACGTATACGATGACAAAAAAATGTGCTGAAAATCTGGTAAACCATCAGGCGTTTTATCTTCCGGCTGGGATATTTAGACCGCCAATAG TTATGTCAACTTACAAGGAGCCCCTCCCGGGTTGGACGGATAATTTGTACGGACCATCCGGAGTGTGTACCTGGTCGGCTAAGGGACTCGTCCGGTGTATCCATGGCAGGGCTGACTGCAAGGCGAACCTCGTCCCGGCGGATTATTGTGTCAATGCTATGATAGCTTGTGCTTGGGACGTGGCCAGAAG GTTTCAAATGCGAAAATGCGAACCAACCGAGATACCGGTCTACAATTATATTTTCAGTGGCAACAATCTGACCTGGGGTCAGTACATGCACTTGGCCCGCAGGGGATTCCACGAACCGTTTGACAAGGCTTTATG GTGTTTCTCGTACATTATAATTCCATCGAAGCCAGTGCATCGTATTCTTACATTTTTGCTCCACAACGTCCCGGGCtatattttagatttaattgCCATGGCAACTGGACAGAAGAAGAT CTATACAAAATCATACCGAAAGATCGCCAAAGTAATTGACATGATGTCCTGGTTTGGCTTAAAAGAATGGCGGTTCGCAAATGGAAACATAGTCGAATTGGATCGCATACTCAAAGATGCCGAACGAACTATTTTACCCTTCAATTTGGGTTCTATTGATTGGCCTGAATATTTTCATAGCTATCTGAGCGGTGTACGGAGATACTTTTTCAAGGATACCGAAGATAAATTGAAGCAGCGCAAAAAGATTTATGGAAg GATAGCGCTGGTGCATTTTCTAATGAAGACCACCTTTGGATTGACACTAATTATGAGCattgtaaaatgttttatagGAATCTTGAATTTTATTCCAAGGTTGAGTTTATAA
- the LOC129946119 gene encoding fatty acyl-CoA reductase wat isoform X2, translated as MQEDTFLDCNQERPIDLDSSLTPICDFFCDSTILITGGTGFIGKVLIQKLLRAFRVRRIYMLIRSKNDMNANQRLETFFQETIFDKIREDCPEILEKVQPINADFSAFDLALSPSDRELLCNEVEIVFNVVASVKFNEKLSDAIDINVLGTKKILDLVMEMRHLKSFVHISTLYCNCNLKFIKEQVYDNEIGYEKIMQIYRVVDDKTLEKIRHCLIGDMPNTYTMTKKCAENLVNHQAFYLPAGIFRPPIVMSTYKEPLPGWTDNLYGPSGVCTWSAKGLVRCIHGRADCKANLVPADYCVNAMIACAWDVARRFQMRKCEPTEIPVYNYIFSGNNLTWGQYMHLARRGFHEPFDKALCYTKSYRKIAKVIDMMSWFGLKEWRFANGNIVELDRILKDAERTILPFNLGSIDWPEYFHSYLSGVRRYFFKDTEDKLKQRKKIYGRIALVHFLMKTTFGLTLIMSIVKCFIGILNFIPRLSL; from the exons ATGCAGGAGGATACATTTTTGGACTGTAATCaag AACGACCCATAGACTTGGATAGTTCCTTAACGCCGATTTGTGACTTCTTTTGCGATTCAACAATTCTTATTACTGGTGGAACGGGATTTATTGGAAAAGTTCTTATACAAAAACTTCTAAGAGCTTTTCGTGTAAGGAGAATATACATGTTGATAAGAAGTAAGAACGACATGAATGCCAATCAAcgtttggaaacattttttcaagaaact ATCTTCGACAAAATTCGAGAAGATTGCCCagaaatattggaaaaagttCAACCTATAAACGCAGATTTTAGTGCCTTTGATCTAGCTTTATCTCCTTCGGATAGAGAATTGCTTTGCAATGAAGTTGAG ATTGTATTCAACGTAGTTGCATCGgtgaaatttaatgaaaaactcAGCGATGCAATTGATATAAATGTCTTGGGGACGAAAAAAATCCTTGATCTGGTGATGGAAATGCGACATTTAAAG TCGTTCGTACACATTTCTACATTGTATTGTAATTGCAACCTGAAATTTATTAAAGAGCAGGTGTATGACAACGAAATTGGTTATGAGAAAATTATGCAG ATTTATCGCGTAGTTGACGATAAGACTCTGGAGAAAATCCGACATTGCTTGATTGGAGATATGCCGAATACGTATACGATGACAAAAAAATGTGCTGAAAATCTGGTAAACCATCAGGCGTTTTATCTTCCGGCTGGGATATTTAGACCGCCAATAG TTATGTCAACTTACAAGGAGCCCCTCCCGGGTTGGACGGATAATTTGTACGGACCATCCGGAGTGTGTACCTGGTCGGCTAAGGGACTCGTCCGGTGTATCCATGGCAGGGCTGACTGCAAGGCGAACCTCGTCCCGGCGGATTATTGTGTCAATGCTATGATAGCTTGTGCTTGGGACGTGGCCAGAAG GTTTCAAATGCGAAAATGCGAACCAACCGAGATACCGGTCTACAATTATATTTTCAGTGGCAACAATCTGACCTGGGGTCAGTACATGCACTTGGCCCGCAGGGGATTCCACGAACCGTTTGACAAGGCTTTATG CTATACAAAATCATACCGAAAGATCGCCAAAGTAATTGACATGATGTCCTGGTTTGGCTTAAAAGAATGGCGGTTCGCAAATGGAAACATAGTCGAATTGGATCGCATACTCAAAGATGCCGAACGAACTATTTTACCCTTCAATTTGGGTTCTATTGATTGGCCTGAATATTTTCATAGCTATCTGAGCGGTGTACGGAGATACTTTTTCAAGGATACCGAAGATAAATTGAAGCAGCGCAAAAAGATTTATGGAAg GATAGCGCTGGTGCATTTTCTAATGAAGACCACCTTTGGATTGACACTAATTATGAGCattgtaaaatgttttatagGAATCTTGAATTTTATTCCAAGGTTGAGTTTATAA